GGGCAACGTTCGATCCGAACTTTTTTAAGGACGCACGAGTGAAGAGTGCATATCAGGCTGCGAGGGATGTCCCTTGGCTCCTGGACAGCATTAGGTGCTACTGTTTTTGTGAAGAGTCGTTTCATCATAAGAGCCTCCTGAGCTGCTATGTGGACGACCACGCGGCAGGGTGAGATATCTGTCTCGGGGAGGCCCTGAGGGCCTTCGAGCTTTACAAAAATGGATATTCGGTAAAAAAGATACGGGATACCATTGAAAAGGAATACAGAAGGTAGGGATGAATAAACGTCAGAGAGGAATCAATGAATAAAAGCCTGACGGGGAATGATGTGAAGATCGGTTTTTTGGTTCTCATCACGGTGAGTGCTGCGATCATTCACTTTGTCATTCCCACGGACCGGCATGATCTCCACATGGTCCATATTGTTCTCCGGAAACTCTATTTTCTCCCCCCCGTCATGGCGGCGGCCTGGTTCGGATTTAGAGGGAGTCTCTATACCACGCTCGCGGTCAGTTCGTTGTTTTCCCTCCATGCCTTTCTGGATTGGCCGGGGAATTATATGGAACAGGCAAACCAGGTGGGAGAACTCGCCAGCTTCTGGGTCGTGGGACTGATCGCCGGACGACTCTTTGAGCGCGAACAGTCGCTTCTCAGAGACCTTGCAAGTGCCAACGAGGAGACCCTTGTGGGCCTCGTTTCCGCTCTTGATCTGCGGGAGCGGAATACCCGGCTCCACTCACAGCGGGTGAAGGAGTACACTCTTCTTCTGGCCGACCGGTTCGGTGTCACTGAGGCAACGAAGAAAGCGATAGGACTCGGCGCTCTTCTACACGACGTAGGGAAGATTGCCGTGCCGGATCACATTCTTTTAAAACCTGAAGGACTTACAGAACAGGAATGGGATGTCATGCACACTCATCCCCTCGCCGGGTACGGCATCGTGAAGCCGATTGGTTTCCTCCATGAAGCAGCTGAGATCGTCCGCGCGCACCACGAGCGCTATGACGGGAGCGGATATCCGCAGGGGTTGAAGGGGGAAGAAATTCCTCTCGGGGCGAGACTCTTCTCAGTCGCTGATGTGTACGACGCTCTTACCTCTGCGCGTCCTTACCGTTCACCCGTCAGCCATGATGCGGCGCTCTCCGAAATCAGGGAAAAAAGCGGCGCCTATTTTGACCAGAGGGTCGTGGACGCCTTTGAAGCAATCGCACCTGAGTTATTGCAGGCAGTGAGGGAAAAATATCGAGACGATGAGTGAGAATGGAAGCGGGCCGGGGCTAAGAGATAACAAACAGGCAGACGAGAGGAATGGAAAATGAAAATATGCGTGTTCATGATAATCGCTATAAGCTCTGTATTCTTTTGTCTTCCCTATGGCAGCGCAGCTGCGGAAGAGATGAACGCCGCGCACAAACCGCACCAGCACCGGCACCTGGAATATGCAAAAATAAAGAATCCAATCGCAATGACGGAGCAATCCCTCGCCGAAGGCGGGAAGCGTTTCGAGAAGCATTGCATGGCTTGTCACGAAAAGACGGGGAAAGGGGGTATTGGTCCTGATCTAACAGGCACTGCGCTGAAGCATGGCAGCACCGACGGCGAAGTGTTTCATGTTATTACTGATGGCGTACAGGGCGCAGCTATGAAAGGATTTAGGGAAGAGCTGACGGAGGAGATGCGGTGGCATCTTGTTAATTACCTTGCCAGTTTGAGAAAAAACGAAATACATAAATAGTGTATGAAGAAAAGCGCAACATTTGATGTATATTTTCACACAAAAGGAGGAAACAAACATGAAAAAGGTTCTCGCAGCAACAGCAGTGGTAATTGGTTTAACGGCAGCGACGGCATTTGCCCAGATGGGCGGGATGGGAGGAGGCCAGGGGCAACAAGGTCAGCAGGGGGGGATGATGGGTAACCAGCAGTCCTCGCAGATGATGGGCAGTCAGATGATGAATCAGCAGATGATGCGCGACATGTCGGGAATGATGAACCAGATGCAGGGCATGATGCAGAAGATGTCCGGGACCATGGAGCAGAAGCAGGGTATGGACCATTCCAAGATGCAGGACATGTCGAAAGTGATGAATGATATGTCCGTTACCATGAAAGAGATGTCCGAGCATATGGGCAAGGGAACCATGGACCCCGCCACGATGAAGACAATGCAGGAGCGGATGAAAACTATGAACCATATGATGGATACTATGCAGAAGGGGAATAAATAACATGAAGCAGTGTGTGATTGGTAATCTTTCTATAGACGCAACAAACATGGGCTTTCAAAAGATGGATTGGAATATAAGTCCGCGTTTGCGCCGCCGCATTCGATACTTGGCCTTTCACGCACTGCTTATGGTTTTGTTAAGCGCAATCGTGGCCCCGTCGGCTGTTTCGGCTGATACTGGCCGCGGCTATCTCGACCTCGGCGGTGGTTACAAAACAGGTGATTTCGGCACCCCGACGACATCCAGCTTGTATTATCTCTCTTCGACCATCGGATATGTTGCGCCGAGATACGATGTCGGCGTTACCGTGCCGTATCTGTTTCTCACGAACAAGAACGCCGGCCAAAGCCAGACCGATAGCGGCGCGGGGGACATCATTTTGCGCGGCGGCGCGGTGTTCATTCCTGAAGGTCCGGGCGGTTTTTCTCTCAATGGGACGCTGGCGGTTAAACTGCCGAGTGCGGACGAAACCAAAAGTCTGGGTACCGGTGAAACCGATTACGGCGCATTCCTGGGTTTGCATCAACGGATCGAGGACTTCAAGCTTTCACTCACGGGAGGGTACATAAAAATCGGCGACCCTGCTGCCATCAACTACAACGATGTCCATCTCTATGGGGTTGGAGTATCGAGAGCATTCGGCAGAACGGACATCGCTGCTTCGCTTGACGGCCGAAGATCGACGGTCCCCGGCGTGCAGAATCCCCAGGAGGTCAGTGTCGGATTTTTTCATGTCCTGAACGCGGACCACGCGATCAAGGGAAGCGCCTTTAAAGGCCTGAACAACGGCGGTCCGGACTTCGGTGTGGATTTCGGCATCGTAAGATGGTTTTAGCTTAACCCTCCTCATCATAATCATACCCCTGCCGGGGAAACTCATTTTGTGCTATAGTTGACTGTATGAAATACTACAATTCATTGAGCAGACGCTACAGTATTTTGAGTGTGTTTATAGGTCGTTCCCGCAATCACCTTATTTTTCAATAAATAGCCGGGACCTCCTTTTGGCCTGTTCATTGCATCACTATCGTGCAAGGAGGTTAAAAATGAACAATCAAAAAGGCGAGGTTGTAACAGGGGTGATGGTCGTAATAATGCTGGGGATGATGTTTTTCGGCCATTTTTTTATGGGCAGTGGTCACGGTGACCGCCATGATCAAGAGAACGTTGAGCACAGTCAGGAAGATTCCGCAAAGGGACATCATCACATGCATTAGGGCCATAACGTTGTTGAGCGAGCTCCCGTGTCCGCAACGGAGGAAAATAAATGACGGTATTAACCATTAGAAAAAGAGGAGGTAGCTAATATGAAAGAGTTTGTTGTAATTGGATTGGCCCTGCTTCTCGCAGCAGGGACCGCGTATGCAAAGGGCTACGAAGTGCAGAAGAAAGCGGGCGAATATGATGTTACCGTTACCTTTGACAGGAACCCGCCTACAGCCAGCGATAATGCCGTAGGTATCACGATCAAAGACGCGGCAGGTCATGTTGTCAAAGATGCGGTGGTCAAAATAGAGTACTCCATGCCGGCGATGCCGGGAATGCCCCCCATGAGCTACAAGGCGGAGGCAGTTCTAAAAGGCGACGAGTATAAGGCCACGCTGGGCCTTTCCATGTCCGGATCGTGGAATCTCGCGGTTAAAATCACCCGGGCTGGAAAAACATCGACGATGAAATTAACCGTGGACGCGAAGTAGTTTGAGCCAAATGTGGAATGCGGAGTGCGGAATGCGGATTAAAATTCTGGGCCTGTTTGTCTTTCTTTTCGTTGGCGCGGTTCTTATCAGCGTATCGGGACGGGCCATTGCCGCGGAGGAGGTGCTGAACCTTCAACCGCTGATTGACGAAGCGCTGAAAAATAACCGCGAACTGCTTACCGCCGAGGCAAGGTGGAAAACATCTACCTATAAGGTTTCTCAGGCGACGAGTCTCCCCGACCCCATGGTAATGATCGGATACCAGAATGAAGGCTGGAACAGATATACGTACGGCACGATGCAAGGGGCGCAGTGGATGTATTCCGTGTCCCAGATGTTCCCCTATCCCGGGAAGCGATCGTTAAAAGGAGAGATGGCCGCAAAGGACGCGGAAAGCGTCGAGGCTTCGTATCGGGCCGCGCGGCAGAAGACCGCAGCCACGGTCAAGGAACTCTATTATGAGCTGTTCCTCGCCTATAAGAATTTAGACATTATCCGGGACAAAACCGCCCTTTTTTCACGGGTCGAAGACGCGGCCGTTGCGCGGTATTCATCCGGCATGGCGCCCCAGCAGGAAGTACTGATGGCCCAGACGGAGAAATACATGCTCCTTGAAAAGGAGACGATGCTGCAGCAGAAGGTCCAGTCACTGGAGACGATGCTGAACAACGAGGTGGGAAGGGACGTCAACTCCCCCCTCGCAAGACCAGCGGAACCGGCGCAGTCGGCATTCCCTTTCAGCATGGAGGAGCTTCAAAAAACAGCATTGGAAAACTCCCCTGAGTTGCGGTCCAGGGAGAGGATGGTTTCCTCCGCGGATGCGCGTATCAGCATGGCGCGCAAAGAGTATTTCCCCGATTTTACCATTGCCGCGACCGTTTATAAAAGGACCGGAGACTTCGAAGACATGTGGAGTCTGACCGCCACGTTCAATATTCCGCTCTTTTACCGGTCAAGACAGCAGCAGGGTGTGGCCGAGGCGAAGTCGTTTTCCTTCGAGACGCGCCATGAAGTTGAGGGAACAAGGTTGATGCTGTCTTCAGCCATACGGGACAACTACACCATGCTCAAGACCACGGAAAAGCTTATGGACTTATACAAAAAAGGCCTGATTCCCAAGACCTATCAGGATTTTGAGTCGGCCATTGCCGGGTATGCGACCGGGAAAGTTGAGGCGATCACGGTCATCAGCAGGTTGAAAGCGCTTCTCGACTACGAGACGCTGTACTGGGCGCAGTTTGTAGAGAGGGAAAAGGCTGTCGCACGGATGGAGTCGATCGCGGGGATCAGTGATTCCGGAACGGTGGTGAAAAGCGAATGATAAATAAAAGTGTAGTCAGAATTGTCGTATGCATCAGCTTTGTCTGGACATTTCTATTTTCCCCCATGCCGGGTCCCGCCGGCAGTGCGATAGACGGCCTTGTCGTACAATCCGTCTTTGCCCAGCACGCCGGACATGGAGGGGCGCCGCCTGCCCAGCCGGAACCTGCCAGGAAGCAGGCAAAGGAACAGCCGAAGGAGCAGCAGGAAGCTGTGGAAGCGCCCACAGTTGAGATCCCGCTGGATAAACAGCAGATGATGGGACTCAAGACCGCGCCGGTCGCTAGGAAAGCCCTCCGGAAGACCATAAGGACGGTGGGCAGGATCGAGGTCGATGAGCGAAGGTTCGCCACGGTCACGACCAAGTTCGAAGGATGGATCGAGAAGCTGTATGTGGATTTCACCGGCAAACACGTAAAGAAGGGTGAGCCGCTGGCGGAAATTTACAGCCCCGAGCTGTTCGCGACCCAGCAGGAGTTCATCAATACCCTGCGGTGGAAGACGCAGGGAGGCGCGATCCGCGACGATGAGGTCGGCAGGATGTACGCACGCGACAATGAGACGATCATCGAGGCAGCGCGGCAGCGGCTGCGGTTCCTTGACATCAGCGACGAGCAGATCAGGGAGATCGAGGCCACGGGCAAGGCGCTCCGGACGCTCAAACTCAACAGCCCCGTGGACGGCACCGTGATCCAGAAAACGGCGGTGCTCGGCACGCGCGTCATGCCCGGCGAGAAGCTGTTTGACATTGCCGACCTGTCCACAGTATGGGTCGTGGCCGAGCTCTACGAGTCCGATCTGTCCCTGGTCCGGGAAGGAGAAACGGCGAAGATCAGGATGGGCTCTTCCCCGGGCAAGGTTTTAAGCGCCCGCGTCGAGTACGTCTCCCCCACGCTGTCCGAAGAGACCCGGACGGCGCAGGTGCGATTCTCCCTTCCCAACCCCGATGGTCGGCTCAAGCCGAAAATGTTCACTGACCTTGAGCTGGAGGTGAATATGGGGACGAGACTCGTCGTTCCCGAAGACTCCGTCATCAACACCGGCGAGCGGCAGATCGTCTACGTGGATAAAGGGGAAGGCAACTTCGAACCCCGGCTCGTGACCGTGGGGATCGTCTCCGACGGCATGGCGGAGGTCCTGAGCGGCCTGAAGCTGAATGAGCGTGTTGCCGCGTCGGCCAACTTCCTCATCGACTCCGAGGCACGGTTGAAGGGGATTGTGAAGTAGTGATAATGCAGAATGCGGATTTCGGAATGCGGAATAAAAATCGAGATAACAACGACGCCGTTTCCCCTTTGTTTTTCTCCCCTCAGGGGAGAGGCAGGGTGAGGGGTGGTTTAATTCCGCAATCCGCACTCCGAATTCCGCAATGGGGTAATTCATGATCGCTAAAATAATCGAATACAGCGCCAGGAACAAGTTCATCATCTTTCTTCTGGTGGGCTTTCTCTGCATCTGGGGATATCTTTCTCTGCGAAACACGCCCCTTGACGCCATTCCGGACCTCTCCGACACGCAGGTCATCATTTACACGGAATGGCCCGGCCGGAGCCCGAACCTCGTAGAGGACCAGATCACCTATCCCATCACCGCCACGCTCCTGGCCGCTCCCGGGGTCCAGGTGGTCCGCGGGTTTTCCTATCTCGGCAGTTCTT
The nucleotide sequence above comes from Nitrospirota bacterium. Encoded proteins:
- a CDS encoding HD domain-containing protein produces the protein MNKSLTGNDVKIGFLVLITVSAAIIHFVIPTDRHDLHMVHIVLRKLYFLPPVMAAAWFGFRGSLYTTLAVSSLFSLHAFLDWPGNYMEQANQVGELASFWVVGLIAGRLFEREQSLLRDLASANEETLVGLVSALDLRERNTRLHSQRVKEYTLLLADRFGVTEATKKAIGLGALLHDVGKIAVPDHILLKPEGLTEQEWDVMHTHPLAGYGIVKPIGFLHEAAEIVRAHHERYDGSGYPQGLKGEEIPLGARLFSVADVYDALTSARPYRSPVSHDAALSEIREKSGAYFDQRVVDAFEAIAPELLQAVREKYRDDE
- a CDS encoding c-type cytochrome — encoded protein: MKICVFMIIAISSVFFCLPYGSAAAEEMNAAHKPHQHRHLEYAKIKNPIAMTEQSLAEGGKRFEKHCMACHEKTGKGGIGPDLTGTALKHGSTDGEVFHVITDGVQGAAMKGFREELTEEMRWHLVNYLASLRKNEIHK
- a CDS encoding transporter, whose translation is MVLLSAIVAPSAVSADTGRGYLDLGGGYKTGDFGTPTTSSLYYLSSTIGYVAPRYDVGVTVPYLFLTNKNAGQSQTDSGAGDIILRGGAVFIPEGPGGFSLNGTLAVKLPSADETKSLGTGETDYGAFLGLHQRIEDFKLSLTGGYIKIGDPAAINYNDVHLYGVGVSRAFGRTDIAASLDGRRSTVPGVQNPQEVSVGFFHVLNADHAIKGSAFKGLNNGGPDFGVDFGIVRWF
- a CDS encoding FixH family protein, which translates into the protein MKEFVVIGLALLLAAGTAYAKGYEVQKKAGEYDVTVTFDRNPPTASDNAVGITIKDAAGHVVKDAVVKIEYSMPAMPGMPPMSYKAEAVLKGDEYKATLGLSMSGSWNLAVKITRAGKTSTMKLTVDAK
- a CDS encoding TolC family protein, which codes for MRIKILGLFVFLFVGAVLISVSGRAIAAEEVLNLQPLIDEALKNNRELLTAEARWKTSTYKVSQATSLPDPMVMIGYQNEGWNRYTYGTMQGAQWMYSVSQMFPYPGKRSLKGEMAAKDAESVEASYRAARQKTAATVKELYYELFLAYKNLDIIRDKTALFSRVEDAAVARYSSGMAPQQEVLMAQTEKYMLLEKETMLQQKVQSLETMLNNEVGRDVNSPLARPAEPAQSAFPFSMEELQKTALENSPELRSRERMVSSADARISMARKEYFPDFTIAATVYKRTGDFEDMWSLTATFNIPLFYRSRQQQGVAEAKSFSFETRHEVEGTRLMLSSAIRDNYTMLKTTEKLMDLYKKGLIPKTYQDFESAIAGYATGKVEAITVISRLKALLDYETLYWAQFVEREKAVARMESIAGISDSGTVVKSE
- a CDS encoding efflux RND transporter periplasmic adaptor subunit, which codes for MINKSVVRIVVCISFVWTFLFSPMPGPAGSAIDGLVVQSVFAQHAGHGGAPPAQPEPARKQAKEQPKEQQEAVEAPTVEIPLDKQQMMGLKTAPVARKALRKTIRTVGRIEVDERRFATVTTKFEGWIEKLYVDFTGKHVKKGEPLAEIYSPELFATQQEFINTLRWKTQGGAIRDDEVGRMYARDNETIIEAARQRLRFLDISDEQIREIEATGKALRTLKLNSPVDGTVIQKTAVLGTRVMPGEKLFDIADLSTVWVVAELYESDLSLVREGETAKIRMGSSPGKVLSARVEYVSPTLSEETRTAQVRFSLPNPDGRLKPKMFTDLELEVNMGTRLVVPEDSVINTGERQIVYVDKGEGNFEPRLVTVGIVSDGMAEVLSGLKLNERVAASANFLIDSEARLKGIVK